A window of Gossypium raimondii isolate GPD5lz chromosome 7, ASM2569854v1, whole genome shotgun sequence genomic DNA:
TTGTTTAGACATCTATTTCCTAAAGAACGAAAGTATTACATCAATTGAGGACCAATATTCTGAAACATACAGAACGAGGAAAGCAATTGAGGACCTCAACCCCGTACAAAACAAAATTCTGAAACGCGTAAAACCTACCACTTTATTAAGGAGAAACAAGCCTCCATTGCTTGAATCAGGTCCCTGTCAATAGAATGGAAGCAAAGAGAAACCCCCATATGATCACACGACCATTTCAGTCCCTCTCCGCCCTCTTAGCCATTAAGATAAGTATACCCTTTGATGCAGTGAATCTCTATGAAAATCCACATCTCCGATCTGAATCAATAAATACAATGGACACTCAACCAAAACTGAGTTCCCCCAAACTCGAGAAACAAAGTCATAGAGGAACCTGTGGAAATTGAGTCATCAAGAACTCAAAAAAGACAAGGGTAGCAGCCACCTGATGCGAATCATGACCAAACTCATAAATACAACATGCCGAAATAGGTGTGATTTTCTCATGCAACTTCAACCCAAAAAGGTTTGATGCTCGGTTTCTAAGAAATTCATTATACAAGAATTGGGCTTTCCCTTTCAAAGGACCCTTTCCAAGTTCTTTTCAAGGCCGCACAAAGAAGGAAGTTGCAACAAGTACTGTAAAAGTGCTAATCCATAACAAAACGTTGAAAGCTAGAATGGGGACTAACTTCTCAAAGAAAAGCTACAAAGCATGGATTCTAATCAGTCATGAACTAGTGAAACAGCTTTTCCAAACAGAAATGAAGAGTACCAAAGACCCAATACTTTGGATAAGAAAACCAATTCATGCTCCTTGTTCTTGAAAAAGTCAAGCAACAATCTGAAGATATCCCGGACAAAAGTGCAAGGTGCCTGCATTGTAGTTCCTCTCTAAACCACTGTGTTCTATTAGATAAGTGAAATCCTCTCAAAACCAAATATAGAGCTCAGCATCATCAATAACTCAAACTCCAAGCCAAACTTTTTACCTGTTCAAACTCAGAGCTCTGCCTCTTCACAACTTTGTTCACTCAATTCCCCATTCTTTGCTGCCATCATTTCCATATCCTTCTTAACTTGTTCTCTTTGCACCCTCAACATCTCGGCTCTCTCCCTCCATCCTTCCTCCAGCAACTCAACAAACTTATCCTTTATCCCAAGTAACGGATCTTTATCAATCAACTCATCACCCTTATATGCCTCTCTCAGCACTGCAGTCTTGATCCCACCTTTTAGTGACATATAGAATATCCCTGAATGCCTCGTGAATGCACTCGAAAAAGCATTCGAAAACCTGTAGTCATTGGTAAACTTCCCCAATATCGGCACAGGAACCCGCTTCAACAATGACAGGGAAAGCAGCTCATGCAAAACTGCCACCATCCTCTTCTCCATTTCTCGTGAGGCTTGGTCCAAATGTGACACATCCTCATATGGAGAAATATAATCTAACTCCAACCAATCCCTAACCCATTCTCTCATTTCTTTCCTAAGAGAAAACCCCCGTGGTAACTTATAGTTAAAATTTGGCCTAACTCGAATCCCTGTTAACTGGGATTCCTCTTCTGCTCTTTGCTCGATAACAGATTTAGCGAACTCAGGATTCCACTCAACCAATTCCAGAAACGATTGCCCCTCTCCAGGGGACCCTGTTAACCTAAAGTAATTCGAATACTTGGGCACTAAGTTAACCAAAAAATCATTTGGCAAACCAAATTCCCTCTTCACATGAACCAATTTATCCACACTAATCACCTTATATCTAGACATCATCAACAACTTACAAAGCTTAGAAACAACCAACTCCTCATTTTCATCACAAATCCGTTTTTCTTCTTCTAGGAAATTCCTCAGCCTATTACTAGGCCGCAAAAACGGGACAAGATTGGATTTTGGTCTAATCCGATCATAGTAGGTATCAAAAAGACCCGGGTTATTGTTAATGAAGGTTTTAACTCCGACATTAAGGCGTAACCTCTTCCGCCTTTTGTCTACGTAGCGGAGTGGGATGGCTTGACCCGGTTCCTTTAGGACTTCCTTGACGACCCGGGCACAGAGCTTGTATCGTTTATCGTTTTCAATGGCTTTATCTAATGTCCAATCTTTTCTCCAAACAACTTTGAGGCTTGAAATGGGGTTAAATTGGAGGGTGAACTTAGGGTTTAAGAAAGATTTGAAGTTAAGCTTAAGGTTGGAAATGGAAGAAAAACTGGTTTGGGATTTGAAGAGAATACCTGGAATAATCATCGAGGGAGAAAGGAAACCCCAAAGCAATTGATCAGACTAAAACATTGAAACGATTCTTGGAATTCTCAGTAGGAAGTTGGGTGCAAAGCAGAATTTGTGAATAGtagaatttagggtttagtgGGTGAAGTAAAGTAATGAAAACAGTTAACAAGAGGCAAGCCCAATAGGACCTGATGGACTACTCTGAAATGGATAAAGAAGATACGCTTTCTTAccctaataatataaaaataataaatttttttactgaaataggatagaaaaattatttacaaaaataggcAAAATAGATTGTCTTGGCGCTTGAGCAATTGGCGACATTATCCTCATCTGC
This region includes:
- the LOC105799268 gene encoding protein WHAT'S THIS FACTOR 1 homolog, chloroplastic → MIIPGILFKSQTSFSSISNLKLNFKSFLNPKFTLQFNPISSLKVVWRKDWTLDKAIENDKRYKLCARVVKEVLKEPGQAIPLRYVDKRRKRLRLNVGVKTFINNNPGLFDTYYDRIRPKSNLVPFLRPSNRLRNFLEEEKRICDENEELVVSKLCKLLMMSRYKVISVDKLVHVKREFGLPNDFLVNLVPKYSNYFRLTGSPGEGQSFLELVEWNPEFAKSVIEQRAEEESQLTGIRVRPNFNYKLPRGFSLRKEMREWVRDWLELDYISPYEDVSHLDQASREMEKRMVAVLHELLSLSLLKRVPVPILGKFTNDYRFSNAFSSAFTRHSGIFYMSLKGGIKTAVLREAYKGDELIDKDPLLGIKDKFVELLEEGWRERAEMLRVQREQVKKDMEMMAAKNGELSEQSCEEAEL